One genomic region from Reichenbachiella ulvae encodes:
- a CDS encoding group III truncated hemoglobin, which produces MKSDISNRQDVELLVNTFYDRVRQHERLGPIFNTVIEDWPAHLVQLSDFWESTLFQVQKYKGNPMRAHLQVDARFDHSIEQAHFGNWLELWFQTLDDLFEGEVALLAKERARNVAHMTFMRLHQARQGKLIR; this is translated from the coding sequence ATGAAATCCGATATTTCAAATAGACAAGATGTAGAGTTACTAGTCAACACCTTTTATGACCGTGTAAGACAACACGAAAGATTGGGGCCTATATTTAATACCGTAATAGAGGATTGGCCTGCACATCTGGTACAGCTGTCGGATTTTTGGGAGAGTACCTTGTTTCAGGTGCAGAAATACAAGGGCAATCCTATGCGCGCTCATCTGCAAGTAGACGCTCGTTTCGATCATAGTATAGAACAGGCCCATTTTGGGAACTGGTTGGAGTTATGGTTTCAGACATTGGATGACCTGTTTGAAGGAGAGGTGGCGCTTCTTGCCAAAGAAAGAGCCAGGAATGTGGCACACATGACCTTCATGAGATTGCATCAGGCCAGGCAAGGAAAATTGATAAGATAA